From a region of the Candidatus Jettenia caeni genome:
- a CDS encoding hypothetical phage protein — protein sequence METNNLNHTNNEYDYIIAHPSYEVNQIFMSLGFRETVITNNQVENKNFYIISGKDISIQKESVFKYENTTIIFHEQDKMLLRVNDRWNKNKISSFITNPEPPKELYQELKQTLKNYIEFQREAIYGIITAWIIATYFHRCFHAFPFLFIYGKKQSGKSRFLDLLERLSFNAMKVKGVSVASLADSIDGVRGTFLNDQAEELSNKKNTEILGILSDSYTIGGGKRRIVNMSNKGRRIIEFETFGPKAFASIKEIDSDLRDRCIEITMLRAIKEYPYPDAYLPIWNDLRDRLYRLLFTRWHRVRELYQETGKDVSHRVKELWRPLESILQLENVPSEEMKEIKGFFLESMQETQNELSEYEIKLFETLQEILKGKGKEILTITDIAENLKSDYSTMDEKEKKRFQIWIGKIVKQLSLYDKPVGRKDGKRAYEFSVDRIDSIYQRYITMTIDDHCPIPVMVSHKSSQKNAPDHVTIGMSDLVEDENIPEKEIEI from the coding sequence ATGGAAACGAACAATCTTAACCATACAAATAACGAATACGATTATATCATTGCGCATCCTTCGTATGAAGTAAACCAGATATTTATGTCATTGGGATTCCGGGAAACGGTGATAACAAACAATCAAGTGGAAAATAAGAATTTTTATATCATATCGGGAAAAGATATATCCATACAGAAAGAAAGCGTATTCAAATACGAAAATACGACAATCATATTTCATGAACAAGATAAAATGCTCTTAAGAGTAAATGACCGATGGAATAAAAACAAAATATCGAGCTTTATTACCAATCCTGAACCACCAAAAGAACTCTATCAGGAACTAAAACAAACACTCAAAAACTATATCGAGTTTCAGAGAGAGGCTATCTACGGCATCATAACAGCATGGATTATAGCAACCTATTTTCATAGATGCTTCCATGCCTTCCCCTTTTTGTTCATATATGGGAAGAAACAAAGCGGTAAGAGTAGATTCCTGGACTTGCTGGAACGATTATCATTTAACGCCATGAAAGTAAAGGGTGTATCGGTTGCATCCCTTGCCGATAGCATTGATGGAGTACGAGGGACATTTTTAAATGACCAGGCAGAAGAACTCAGCAATAAAAAGAATACAGAGATTTTAGGCATCCTTTCGGATAGTTACACAATCGGGGGCGGTAAGAGAAGAATTGTAAATATGTCAAACAAGGGCCGTAGAATCATAGAATTTGAGACTTTCGGGCCAAAGGCATTTGCAAGCATAAAAGAAATCGATAGTGATCTAAGGGATAGGTGTATTGAAATAACCATGCTCAGGGCAATCAAGGAATATCCCTATCCCGATGCATACTTACCCATTTGGAATGACTTAAGGGATAGGTTATACCGGTTACTTTTTACCAGGTGGCATAGAGTAAGAGAACTCTATCAAGAGACAGGAAAAGACGTATCCCACAGGGTAAAGGAACTCTGGAGACCTCTTGAGAGCATATTACAGCTTGAAAATGTTCCTAGTGAAGAAATGAAAGAGATCAAGGGCTTTTTTCTTGAAAGTATGCAGGAAACCCAAAATGAATTATCCGAATATGAGATCAAACTCTTTGAGACATTACAGGAAATCCTCAAGGGAAAAGGTAAAGAGATATTAACCATAACGGATATAGCGGAAAACCTCAAATCAGATTACTCAACGATGGATGAGAAAGAAAAAAAGAGGTTCCAAATATGGATAGGCAAGATAGTAAAGCAATTAAGCCTTTATGATAAGCCGGTTGGGAGAAAAGACGGTAAAAGGGCGTATGAATTCAGTGTTGACCGTATTGATAGTATATACCAAAGATACATTACCATGACCATTGATGACCATTGCCCTATTCCTGTAATGGTAAGTCATAAGTCATCACAAAAGAATGCCCCTGACCATGTGACCATTGGAATGAGTGATTTAGTAGAAGATGAAAATATTCCAGAGAAGGAAATTGAGATTTGA
- a CDS encoding transposase, giving the protein MHVPISYKNDILSGLKGGNSMAGTFSQIYIQVVFTVKGWENLIGKEWKDELHKYIAGIIKGREQKPIIVNGMPDHIHAFVGLRPAMAISDLVRDIKNNSSNFINEKKLVKGKFSWQEGYGAFSYSHSHIQNVYDYILNQEEHHRKKTFREEYIDFLKKFEIEYNEKYLFEWME; this is encoded by the coding sequence ATGCACGTACCGATATCCTATAAAAATGATATCCTATCGGGATTGAAAGGGGGGAATTCTATGGCAGGTACATTTTCACAAATTTACATCCAGGTTGTCTTCACGGTAAAAGGATGGGAAAATCTCATAGGTAAGGAGTGGAAAGATGAATTGCATAAATACATTGCCGGCATCATCAAAGGCAGAGAGCAAAAGCCAATCATTGTCAATGGAATGCCCGACCATATCCATGCTTTTGTCGGATTGCGGCCTGCTATGGCTATTTCCGATTTGGTTCGCGACATCAAAAACAATTCATCCAATTTTATCAATGAGAAAAAATTAGTGAAAGGGAAATTTTCCTGGCAGGAAGGATATGGCGCATTTTCCTATTCTCATTCACATATTCAAAATGTTTACGATTACATATTGAATCAGGAGGAACATCACCGCAAGAAAACCTTCAGGGAGGAATATATTGACTTTTTAAAAAAATTTGAAATTGAATACAATGAAAAATATTTGTTCGAGTGGATGGAGTAA
- a CDS encoding putative phage integrase: protein MGLYKRGLVWWMRFTYKGQQVRKSTETTDKKLAERIYHKVKTQITEGKWFDVDEGNQRTFEELAEKYETQVFRELKGWRSSISYLNQLKDFFGKYRLAEITPARIDDFRQMRKNKGVKPATINRQFKILRRMFNLAKKRWQWIKETPIIEMEPNADVKRVRHLSFDEFNKLLNCCEGKLRDIVIVAAWTGLRQSNILNLKWNQVDLLARVIVLSSEETKNNESLRIPIANPAYHVLEVTMKKNNSKSPYVFYSDDGMPFKAGRIQINFKKALRRAEIEDFRFHDLRHCFASWNRQSGVDLDTLAELMGHKDTRMTRRYAHITPVHLKKAVELLEKSYSEYSTKLAQSNIDVVKQTA from the coding sequence ATGGGACTGTATAAAAGAGGTCTGGTCTGGTGGATGAGGTTTACCTATAAGGGCCAACAGGTAAGAAAATCAACAGAGACAACAGATAAGAAGCTGGCAGAAAGGATTTACCATAAGGTTAAAACTCAAATAACTGAGGGAAAATGGTTTGATGTTGATGAAGGAAACCAAAGAACCTTTGAAGAGCTTGCCGAAAAATATGAGACTCAGGTGTTTAGAGAACTCAAGGGCTGGCGTTCTTCAATAAGTTATTTGAACCAACTAAAAGATTTTTTCGGTAAATATAGGCTTGCTGAAATTACCCCTGCACGAATAGACGACTTTAGGCAAATGAGAAAGAATAAAGGGGTAAAACCAGCAACCATTAATCGCCAGTTTAAGATACTGCGAAGGATGTTTAACCTTGCCAAGAAGCGTTGGCAATGGATAAAAGAAACTCCAATAATCGAGATGGAACCAAATGCCGATGTAAAAAGGGTAAGGCATCTCTCATTTGATGAGTTTAATAAACTTCTGAACTGTTGTGAGGGCAAGCTTAGGGATATAGTAATTGTTGCGGCCTGGACAGGTCTAAGGCAGAGTAATATCTTAAACCTCAAGTGGAATCAAGTTGATTTACTGGCAAGGGTAATAGTGTTGAGTAGCGAAGAGACAAAGAATAATGAAAGTTTAAGAATTCCGATTGCTAATCCTGCTTACCATGTTTTAGAAGTAACCATGAAGAAAAACAATTCTAAAAGTCCATATGTCTTTTATAGTGACGATGGAATGCCTTTTAAAGCCGGGCGCATTCAAATAAATTTTAAAAAGGCTTTGAGGCGTGCAGAAATAGAGGATTTTAGATTCCACGACTTGAGGCATTGTTTTGCATCCTGGAATCGTCAATCAGGAGTTGATTTAGATACCCTTGCAGAGCTTATGGGACATAAGGATACACGGATGACGAGAAGATATGCCCATATTACCCCTGTGCATCTAAAAAAAGCCGTTGAACTCTTAGAGAAAAGCTATAGCGAGTATAGCACAAAATTAGCACAATCAAATATTGATGTGGTTAAGCAAACGGCTTAA
- a CDS encoding truncated DNA methyltransferase, which translates to MGTDVKGQIYEGLLEKNAEDTKSGAGQYFTPRALIKAMVECLRPEPNKTIADPACGTGGFFLAAYDFIADNYSLDKEQKQFLKYKTFFGNEIVASARRSCLMNLFLHNIGDIDSENTISSNDALVADDGRRYDYVLINPPFGKKSSMTFTNEEGEQEKEDLTYNRQDFWATTSNKQLNFVQHIHTILKTTGQAAVVVPDNVLFEGGAGETVRKKLLETTDLHTILRLPTGIFYAQGVKANMIFFDAKPAGKTTWTKETWFYDYRTNIHHTLKKTPLKLEDLKDFIACYHPTNRHKRKETYNADTNPEGRWRKFTYDEIIGRDKTSLDITWIKDKSLADLDNLPDPDELAEDIIENLEAGLENFREIRSKEN; encoded by the coding sequence ATGGGCACAGATGTGAAGGGACAGATTTACGAAGGGCTATTGGAGAAAAATGCAGAGGATACCAAAAGCGGCGCAGGGCAATACTTTACGCCAAGGGCACTGATTAAGGCAATGGTGGAATGTCTGAGACCGGAACCCAATAAAACCATTGCAGACCCGGCTTGCGGAACAGGCGGTTTCTTTTTAGCTGCTTACGATTTTATTGCTGACAATTATTCATTGGATAAAGAGCAAAAGCAGTTCCTTAAATACAAAACATTTTTCGGCAATGAGATTGTTGCCAGTGCCCGCAGGTCGTGCCTGATGAATTTGTTCCTGCACAACATCGGTGATATTGACAGCGAGAATACGATTTCTTCCAACGATGCACTGGTTGCCGATGACGGCAGGCGGTATGATTATGTCCTCATCAATCCACCTTTCGGAAAAAAGAGCAGCATGACGTTCACCAACGAAGAAGGCGAACAGGAAAAGGAAGACCTGACCTACAACCGGCAGGATTTCTGGGCAACTACGAGCAACAAGCAACTCAACTTTGTCCAGCATATCCACACCATTTTAAAAACAACAGGGCAAGCAGCCGTTGTGGTGCCTGATAATGTATTGTTTGAAGGAGGGGCGGGAGAAACGGTGCGCAAGAAACTTTTAGAAACAACCGACCTGCATACCATCCTTCGTTTGCCAACAGGGATTTTTTATGCTCAGGGCGTAAAGGCGAATATGATTTTCTTTGATGCAAAGCCTGCCGGGAAAACAACATGGACGAAGGAAACCTGGTTTTATGATTACCGTACCAATATTCACCACACACTGAAAAAAACCCCCTTAAAGCTGGAAGATCTGAAGGATTTCATTGCCTGCTACCATCCAACCAACCGCCACAAACGGAAGGAAACATATAATGCAGACACCAATCCGGAAGGCAGGTGGAGAAAATTCACGTATGATGAAATCATCGGCCGTGATAAGACCTCACTCGACATCACATGGATAAAAGATAAATCATTGGCTGACCTTGATAACCTGCCTGATCCTGATGAACTGGCCGAAGATATTATTGAAAATTTGGAAGCTGGTTTGGAAAATTTCAGAGAGATAAGGTCAAAAGAGAACTGA
- a CDS encoding truncated DNA methyltransferase → MNSIHNTSGIISKVWSFCHTLRDDGVGYGDYLEQLTYMLFLKMADEFSKPPYNRKLPIPGEYNWESLTEKRGAALELHYATLLRVIITKRHPWTDLYQEPK, encoded by the coding sequence ATGAACAGCATCCACAACACATCCGGTATCATTAGCAAGGTATGGAGCTTTTGCCACACCTTACGGGATGACGGCGTAGGCTATGGCGATTACTTAGAGCAACTTACCTATATGTTGTTTCTGAAAATGGCAGATGAGTTTTCCAAACCGCCATATAATCGCAAACTTCCCATCCCCGGGGAATATAACTGGGAAAGTCTAACCGAAAAGAGGGGTGCTGCGCTGGAACTGCATTACGCCACGCTGCTTCGAGTTATCATAACAAAAAGGCATCCTTGGACAGATCTTTACCAAGAGCCAAAATAA